The DNA segment GAAGATACTGCTCAACGGTACGACGGCGGCTGACGAACGCAAGTACGGCTATTCGTTCGAAGGTGTGATACCGAATTTGACAAGGCGGTGGGAAAACACAACCAGCGAATATGTCAAGGCGCGGCTGCATACGTATCTCAGTGAACAGCCGTGCCAGTCCTGCAACGGTGCGCGTCTGCGGCCGGAGGCGATCGCTGTTACCATCGCGGGCAAAAGCATCCGCGAAGTGACGAGCATGACGATCGAAGACGGTGCGGAGTTCTTTGACGGGCTCGAACTGGATGCTGAGCAGGAGATGATAGCCGCTCAGCCGTTGAAAGAGATCCGGGCTCGCCTGGGCTTTATGCTGGGTGTGGGTCTGGGGTATCTAACGCTCGACCGGGCGAGCAGGACATTGTCAGGCGGGGAGGCACAGCGTATACGCCTGGCGACGCAGGTCGGCTCGGGTCTGGTGGGTTGCTGCTATGTACTGGACGAACCGACGATCGGTCTGCACCGCCGAGACAATGACCGGCTGCTGGCGATTTTGCAGAAGCTTCGGGACATTGGGAACACCGTGCTGGTAGTTGAACACGATGACGAAATTATTGAAGCGGCCGACCATATAATCGACATCGGTCCGGCGGCTGGGGCGCATGGCGGAGAACTGGTCGTGGCAGGTACACTCGAGGAAGTGAAGGCATGCTCCCGCTCGCTTACGGGTCGATATCTCTCGGGCAAGAGCCGTATCGAGATACCCGAACAGCGGCGCAAGTACAGCCTTCGAAATGCGCTCGAAGTTAAAAAGGCGTCCGAGAACAATCTGAAGAACATCGACGTCAAGTTTCCAGTCAGTGTCCTTACATGTGTTACGGGCGTATCCGGTTCGGGTAAATCAACGCTGGTCACGGAGATCCTGCTTAAGGGTCTCAAGCGGCGGCTGCATGGATCGCATGACAAGCCCGGTGCGCACAAACGTATTCTCGGCACGTCGCATATCGATAAGGTCATCGAGATCGACCAGTCGCCGATCGGCAGGACGCCGCGATCCAACCCCGCGACTTACACGGGTGTGTTCGATCTGATACGCCAGCTCTTCGCGAAGACGCGTGAAGCGAAGATACGGGGCTACAAGCCGGGCCGATTCAGTTTCAATGTCAAAGGCGGTCGATGCGAACACTGCCAGGGTCAGGGCACGAAAAAGATCGAGATGCATTTTCTGCCAGATGTTTACGTTACGTGTCAGCAGTGCAAAGGGACGCGATACAATCCCGAGACACTGCAGGTCACGTACAAGGGCAAGAACATTGCCGACGTGCTGGAGATGCGCATCGACGAAGCCAAACACTTCTTCGAAAACTTCCCCAAGGTCACGCGTCTGCTCAAGGCGCTGTGCGATGTCGGGCTGGGGTATATGACGCTGGGTCAGCCTTCGACGACCATGTCGGGCGGTGAGGCTCAGCGCGTGAAACTGGCGTCCGAACTCGGTCGACCGGGCACGGGTCATACGCTTTATCTGCTCGATGAGCCGACAACCGGACTGCACTTTGCGGACATTCATAACCTGATGAACGTTCTCCGCCGGCTGTGCGATCTGGGCAACACCGTCATCGTGATCGAGCATAATCTGGACGTCATTAAGATGGCTGATTACATCATCGACCTCGGCCCCGAAGGCGGCGAAGCAGGTGGTGAGGTCATCGCTTCGGGTTCACCGGAGGAACTCACAAAATTTGAAGACAGCTACACTGCGAAATACCTCGAAGAAAAACTTCTTGCAGAGGGCAAGCTCTGATAAGTTTCGAGATATTCGGTTTGGACAAGGAGTGTGCACCGGTATGAATTTTAAGACTCTCGAATGGCAAGGCGGAATTGATGGGACGCTCGAACTGCTCGATCAGCGAAAACTGCCCGCCGTTACCGAAATGCTCCAGATCAAAACCATACCTCAGCTCTACGAAGCCATCAAAACCCTCGCGGTGCGCGGGGCACCGGCTATCGGTGTCGCAGCCGCTTACGGCCTGGGGCTCGCGCTGCAGGATACTGACCAGTCGGTCGGTTTGCGTGCGGCGTTGGCTCACCTGGACAGTGCAGCGGCCGAACTTGCGCGGTCACGCCCGACAGCGGTGAATCTGACCTGGGCACTGAAGCGGGTTCAAAAGTGCGCCCGCGTTTTCATAGAAGACAATCCATCCGCCTCGGTCACCGACTTCCGCGAAGATGTCCTCGACCAGGCCCACACAATATGTCGCGAGGATCAGAAGATGTGCCGTGAGATAGGGCTCAACGGTCAAAAGCTGATCACGCCCGGTTCGGCCATCATCACCCACTGCAACGCCGGAGCACTCGCCACAGCCGGTCAGGGCACCGCCCTCTCACCCCTTTACGAAGCGCACGCAGCAGGCACACCATTCACCGTTTACGTTGACGAAACCCGTCCACTGCTTCAGGGCGCACGGTTGACGGCATGGGAGCTGAATCAGCAGAATATCCCCGTAACGCTGATCTGCGATAATATGGCTGCCTCGCTGATGGCCGAGGGCAAAATAACCGCTGTGATTACCGGCGCAGACCGCATCGCAGCCAACGGCGACACCGCAAACAAGATAGGCACCCTCAATCTAGCCCTGCTTGCGTACCACTTCGGCATACCATTCTACATTGCCGCTCCGTCCAGCACCTTTGATATTGACACCCCTATGGGCGAAAAAATAGTGATCGAGCAGCGCGATCCGGCCGAAGTAAAATGTATACTTGACCGCGCTGTCTCGCCGGCTACAATCTGTGCATATAATCCGGCTTTCGATCTGACTCCAGCAAAGTATATTACCGCTATGATCACAGAAAAAGGCATAATTGAAAAACCGAACAAATCCACGATAGCCGAACACCTCGCGCAATAATGGGAGCCCCACCATGTCTCAAATTTCAGTCGTCATCCTCGGTGCAGGTCCAGCGGGGCTATCAGCCGGCTATGAACTCGCAAAAAAGGGCGTCGCAGTAAATATCGTTGAAAAAGACAGCATCGTCGGGGGCATCAGCCGAACCGTCGAGCACAACGGGTTTCGATTTGACATTGGCGGCCATCGCTTTTTCACTAAGATGGACCGTGTAAACAAGCTCTGGGACGAGATTCTCGGGGACGAGTTTCTCACGCGTCCACGCATCAGCCGGATTTATTACAATCATAAGTTTTTCGACTACCCGCTGAAAATTTCCAACACATTCAAGAATCTCGGCCCGATAAAGAGTTTCGAATTTTTCCTCTCATATCTTGGCAGCAAAATACAACCATACCCCCGTGAGGATAATCTCGAGCAGTGGGTCTCCAACCGCTTCGGCCGAAAGCTCTACCGCGCCTTCTTCAAGACATACACAGAAAAAGTGTGGAATATCCCGTGCGATCAGATCGAAGCCGAATGGGCCGCCCAGCGGATCAAGGGCCTTTCCTTCAGTTCCGCCGTCCGTGCAGCACTGCTTGGCAACAGCAATGGCAAAATAAAATCCCTCATTGACGAATTCAAGTACCCCCGTCTAGGGCCCGGTCAGATGTACGAAACCATGGCTGAAAAGATACGCGAAATTGGCGGTAAGATGATCATGAACACCCGCGTTACGAAACTAACCAAAACCGACAATACCCTCGCATCTGTCGAAGTCACCGATTCCGACGGGACAACCCAAACCCTCACAGCCGACCACATCCTCTCCAGCATCCCACTAACCGAACTTGTCCAGATCATCGATGATTCCGTGCCGGACCATGTTTGCCGGGCCGCCGAAAAGCTCTCCTATCGTTCGCTGCTCACTATCAATTTGATGATGAACCGTCCCGAGAGTTTCCCCGACACCTGGATCTATATTCACTCCCCAAAAGTAAAGGTCGGCCGTGTACAGTGCTTCAAGAACTGGTCGCCGCACATGGTGCCCGACTCTGACCAGTCCTCGCTTGGCCTGGAATACTTCTGCACAGAAGGCGACTCGCTTTGGAACGCAGCCGACGCAGATCTGGTCGAACTCGGCAAAAACGAGATCGCCCAGCTCGAACTTGCCGATCCCACAACCGTCTTCGATGCATTCGTCATCCGCACTCCCAAGACCTATCCCGTATACATGGCCAACTATCGCGAACACCTCGCCGCCATAAAAGACTACGTCACACCCATCACCAACCTGCAGTGCATAGGCCGAAACGGTATGTTCAAATACAACAACATGGACCACTCAATTCTCACCGGCCTGCTCGCCGCTGACAATATCCTCGGTGCGGACAACGATCTCTGGACAGTAAATACCGAAACAGCTTATCACGAGCAAACGGAGAATTAATTTTAATTTTTCCTTGAAATGCTTTAGTCATTCTGGTAACCTTCCGTCCTCGATATATTGAAGTAAGTTATCGTGCAAAAGCGCCAGGGACGCTTTGATGGGAGTAAATTCACGTAAAAAGCTCGGGAGAAATTGCGCGCAGTCCGCGCCTGCGAATACCGGCCCGCTGTCGGTGTCGCCCGATCTGCGCAGCCGTCGCGAACTTTTTGGTAAGATCACGCTTGCGTCCCTGACAGTTTTTGCCGCGACCCTTGCTGTTCTCTACTTCGGCTATCAACCTGTTCCCAATTCCGACTTTCCGGCTTTTATTTCGACCGCGGAAAATATCCTTTCATTGGAGGCGCCGAGCTTCAAACGTACGCCGGGCCTGGGTATCGCACAGATATTGCTTTCGAACTTTATGCCCGGTCCGCATCCGCAGCTCACTGCGGGCTGGATGCTCAACACGCTGCTATACATCGCGACCGCACCGCTGCTCTATCTTGTCGGTCGGCGGGTGATCGGGCGTGCTGCGCCGCTGCTGGTGATCCTCGTGCTAATCAACCCCTGGAGCCTTTACATGCTCACCCAGCCGATCGTTGAGACGAGCCTTGTCTTTTTCCTTGTGCTGACGTTCTTTCTTATTCTAAAGCCATCGCGATGGACATACCTTACGGCTGCAATAGCATCGATGTTTCGTTATGAAGCCGCGGTGCTGATATTTATAATGCTTGCTGTGGATCTCGTTCGGAACAAGCAGCTCCGCGAGCGGTTTTGGGCAGTCGCTTTCGCGGGTCTGGCTTCATTGCCGATGATCGTTTGGCTGTTGGCGATGTTCGTCATCCGGCCGGGGAATTCTTCGCTCGCAGAAAACACATACTTTGACGGTTACCTTGCTGCGGGTACCAGCTTCGCCACATTTGCCGACTACATCTGGCAGACCGCTGCCGCTCCGCTGTTTATGGGTACGAGCGGGCCGGCCTGTGCTAGCATTACTGTTGTTTCAAAGATTGTCCTCGCGACCTCGCTGTTTGGGGCTCTGACGTTTGCCGTGTACCGTAAGAACTGGCGGACACTCGCGCTTGCCGCGTTTCTGATCGTGTACTATTTTCTGCACGCAAGCCGAAGCTTTACGGTCGATCGCTACGCGGTCCCCGTCCTCTGGCTCACCCTCCTGCTCGCCTTCAAAGGCGCCGCCGACACCGTCACCACCCTGAAACAACGCTTAACCATCCCCGCCGTCATCCCCGTCGCGCTGCTGATACTCACCTCGATCGTATGCACAATGTGGGCTTTGACCTTGCTGCGGCGTCTTCCGTCCTGGCCGTGCTTCACCGCGATATCCGCCTGGACATCGGCGATCACTGCTATTGTTGCAGTCGGTCTCGCCATCACCCGCATTGCTCTTACCCGTTGCCGTATCCTTGCGCATGTTGCTGTCCTGACGGTGCTTGCTGTGGTCATCGTGTCCAATCAGATCGCGCTGTGCACTGTGCTCGGCGACGGCAAGACCGATTACGAATTCAAGCTCCTTGCCGACTGGTACCGCGAAAAAGCTCCGCAAAACGCAAAACTCGCCACCACCATGCCCCACCTCCTCGCGATCTTCGCTCCCGATTCCGAGCAGGACTTCGTCCCCACCCGCCGCATCCCAGGTGATATCCTCAATGAATTTACACAAAACGCCCTCCGCCGCGGTATTACCTACGTCGCCTGGGACTCACGCATGGGCCTGTACCCGGGGGACAAATACT comes from the Anaerohalosphaera lusitana genome and includes:
- the uvrA gene encoding excinuclease ABC subunit UvrA, which codes for MEKAITITRASEHNLKNIDITIPRDKLVVVTGISGSGKSSLAFDTIYAEGQRKYVESLSAYARQFLEQMQKPHVEQIEGLPPTIAIEQRSASSNPRSTVATTTEIYDYCRLLYARIGQPHCWICGKPITSQHSTQIVDSILEHPERTKVQVCAPIIRGQKGEHKDVFTRIQREGFVRVRVDGHIYDIKDTPKLAKTKKHDIAAVVDRIIIKDGIRVRLADSIETALKMGDGVVIAMVQEPAENKSNGGSGDWQDITYSEKFACNDHPEASLAELSPRLFSFNSPYGACPDCDGLGTVLEFDPDLIVPDKSVALEHGAIDAWRKGGKRMNIYYNRLINRFCRNFDIDKSEPYEEIPARIQKILLNGTTAADERKYGYSFEGVIPNLTRRWENTTSEYVKARLHTYLSEQPCQSCNGARLRPEAIAVTIAGKSIREVTSMTIEDGAEFFDGLELDAEQEMIAAQPLKEIRARLGFMLGVGLGYLTLDRASRTLSGGEAQRIRLATQVGSGLVGCCYVLDEPTIGLHRRDNDRLLAILQKLRDIGNTVLVVEHDDEIIEAADHIIDIGPAAGAHGGELVVAGTLEEVKACSRSLTGRYLSGKSRIEIPEQRRKYSLRNALEVKKASENNLKNIDVKFPVSVLTCVTGVSGSGKSTLVTEILLKGLKRRLHGSHDKPGAHKRILGTSHIDKVIEIDQSPIGRTPRSNPATYTGVFDLIRQLFAKTREAKIRGYKPGRFSFNVKGGRCEHCQGQGTKKIEMHFLPDVYVTCQQCKGTRYNPETLQVTYKGKNIADVLEMRIDEAKHFFENFPKVTRLLKALCDVGLGYMTLGQPSTTMSGGEAQRVKLASELGRPGTGHTLYLLDEPTTGLHFADIHNLMNVLRRLCDLGNTVIVIEHNLDVIKMADYIIDLGPEGGEAGGEVIASGSPEELTKFEDSYTAKYLEEKLLAEGKL
- the mtnA gene encoding S-methyl-5-thioribose-1-phosphate isomerase, with translation MNFKTLEWQGGIDGTLELLDQRKLPAVTEMLQIKTIPQLYEAIKTLAVRGAPAIGVAAAYGLGLALQDTDQSVGLRAALAHLDSAAAELARSRPTAVNLTWALKRVQKCARVFIEDNPSASVTDFREDVLDQAHTICREDQKMCREIGLNGQKLITPGSAIITHCNAGALATAGQGTALSPLYEAHAAGTPFTVYVDETRPLLQGARLTAWELNQQNIPVTLICDNMAASLMAEGKITAVITGADRIAANGDTANKIGTLNLALLAYHFGIPFYIAAPSSTFDIDTPMGEKIVIEQRDPAEVKCILDRAVSPATICAYNPAFDLTPAKYITAMITEKGIIEKPNKSTIAEHLAQ
- a CDS encoding NAD(P)/FAD-dependent oxidoreductase, which gives rise to MSQISVVILGAGPAGLSAGYELAKKGVAVNIVEKDSIVGGISRTVEHNGFRFDIGGHRFFTKMDRVNKLWDEILGDEFLTRPRISRIYYNHKFFDYPLKISNTFKNLGPIKSFEFFLSYLGSKIQPYPREDNLEQWVSNRFGRKLYRAFFKTYTEKVWNIPCDQIEAEWAAQRIKGLSFSSAVRAALLGNSNGKIKSLIDEFKYPRLGPGQMYETMAEKIREIGGKMIMNTRVTKLTKTDNTLASVEVTDSDGTTQTLTADHILSSIPLTELVQIIDDSVPDHVCRAAEKLSYRSLLTINLMMNRPESFPDTWIYIHSPKVKVGRVQCFKNWSPHMVPDSDQSSLGLEYFCTEGDSLWNAADADLVELGKNEIAQLELADPTTVFDAFVIRTPKTYPVYMANYREHLAAIKDYVTPITNLQCIGRNGMFKYNNMDHSILTGLLAADNILGADNDLWTVNTETAYHEQTEN